A stretch of the Xyrauchen texanus isolate HMW12.3.18 chromosome 20, RBS_HiC_50CHRs, whole genome shotgun sequence genome encodes the following:
- the LOC127661058 gene encoding complement factor D-like translates to MKQIRVIFVSALLFAASLPGECIIGGNEAVAHSRPYMASLQWNGIHECGGFLISSQWVMSAAHCFQDGRASDFKVVLGAHSLSTAEGNKQNMDVSAVYNHPGFSLINYDNDIALIKLEKPITESNAVKPVKFQREGGVDPEMDATVDTAGWGSLNNLGGRPDKLQEISITVLERMLCSRAAYYGWKFTSNMLCAAKKRMDTCDGDSGGPLLYRGIAVGITSNGGKKCGTSKKPGLYTIISHYTQWIDRTTTQ, encoded by the exons ATGAAACAGATAAGAGTAATTTTTGTCTCTGCTCTGCTCTTTGCAGCATCTCTACCTG GTGAATGTATAATAGGAGGAAATGAGGCTGTTGCACACTCTCGTCCTTACATGGCTTCACTTCAGTGGAATGGAATACATGAGTGCGGTGGCTTTCTCATCTCCAGTCAGTGGGTGATGAGCGCGGCACACTGCTTTCAGGATGG GAGGGCATCAGATTTCAAGGTTGTGTTGGGAGCTCACTCACTGTCTACAGCTGAGGGCAATAAACAAAACATGGATGTCTCTGCAGTCTACAACCATCCTGGTTTCAGTTTGATCAACTATGACAATGATATTGCCCTCATTAAG CTGGAAAAGCCAATCACAGAAAGCAATGCAGTAAAACctgtgaaattccaaagggaGGGAGGGGTTGACCCTGAGATGGATGCAACTGTGGACACAGCTGGGTGGGGCTCCTTGAACAATCTGGGAGGACGACCAGACAAATTGCAAGAAATCAGTATCACTGTCTTGGAGCGAATGCTCTGTAGCCGTGCTGCGTACTATGGATGGAAGTTCACCAGCAACATGCTTTGTGCTGCGAAAAAACGAATGGACACTTGTGAT GGTGACTCTGGGGGTCCTCTCTTATATAGGGGTATTGCTGTGGGTATAACCTCTAATGGAGGGAAGAAATGTGGCACCAGCAAAAAGCCTGGACTCTACACTATTATTTCCCACTATACTCAGTGGATTGACCGTACAACAACCCAGTAa